The Rhodocytophaga rosea genome has a segment encoding these proteins:
- a CDS encoding DUF3997 domain-containing protein, whose product MNRSRFLVLRIGLILTIGVGCQKTSPPETMIFGPGHQDYSKPIQNGYLLYRSSAHEVFVSPETWGENTPRIPSEIIRINHYKTFVIAERRVATVQEKTDYWILNTKVPTVWGGMTKEEMNNKMDSLQIPTSIQLIAVDVY is encoded by the coding sequence ATGAATAGAAGCAGGTTTCTTGTATTAAGGATTGGATTAATACTTACGATAGGGGTTGGATGTCAAAAAACATCTCCTCCGGAAACAATGATTTTTGGACCGGGACATCAAGACTATTCCAAACCAATTCAAAACGGGTACTTGCTCTATAGAAGTTCAGCTCATGAAGTTTTTGTTTCCCCAGAAACCTGGGGAGAGAATACTCCCAGGATACCCAGTGAAATAATTAGAATTAATCATTATAAAACTTTCGTTATAGCAGAAAGGCGAGTGGCAACAGTTCAAGAAAAGACTGATTATTGGATACTTAACACGAAAGTACCCACAGTATGGGGTGGAATGACAAAGGAAGAAATGAATAATAAAATGGATTCTTTACAGATTCCTACTTCGATTCAATTAATTGCGGTGGATGTATATTAA
- a CDS encoding NHL repeat-containing protein gives MVLGGTLLGIQACQDKDIPEPPEAMSQETGTVTTLAGSGPGYRDDQVANAQFYFPNALTVASDGVIYVADTDNNRIRKIALTGEVTTLAGGEQGYADGIGSQAKFDLPSAIAVAADGNLYVTDAHNHRIRKITPAGEVTTLAGSQKGYADGVGDQAQFWDPWGIVVDTQGSIYVSDAGNHKIRKITASGVVTTFVGGDGGYADGKGNQAQFYYPVGLAISTDGTLYIADSGNYRVRKATTSGAVTTFAGGEKGYIDGKGSKAKFAYPQGIALTPSGILYVTDAVNNSIRRISSTGMVTSLCGSYQGKSDGTGSQASFDDPMGISLAVDGSLYVADRVNHSIRKITVSE, from the coding sequence TTGGTACTAGGAGGGACTCTTTTAGGGATACAAGCTTGTCAAGACAAAGATATTCCTGAGCCGCCTGAAGCAATGTCTCAGGAGACTGGCACCGTAACTACTCTGGCGGGTAGTGGTCCTGGCTATAGAGATGATCAAGTGGCAAACGCCCAGTTTTATTTTCCCAATGCTCTGACAGTAGCTAGTGATGGCGTTATCTATGTAGCTGATACAGATAATAATCGGATTCGTAAGATAGCTCTAACTGGAGAAGTGACTACCCTGGCAGGTGGAGAGCAAGGCTATGCCGATGGAATAGGTAGCCAGGCCAAATTTGACTTACCCAGTGCTATTGCTGTAGCTGCCGACGGGAACCTGTATGTGACCGATGCCCATAATCACCGGATTCGAAAAATAACTCCTGCAGGAGAAGTAACTACGCTGGCAGGTAGCCAAAAAGGCTATGCTGATGGTGTGGGCGATCAAGCGCAATTTTGGGATCCTTGGGGAATTGTTGTCGATACACAAGGTAGTATATACGTATCAGACGCCGGGAATCACAAAATTAGAAAAATCACTGCATCCGGAGTAGTAACGACCTTCGTAGGAGGTGATGGGGGTTATGCTGATGGAAAGGGGAATCAAGCCCAATTTTATTACCCTGTTGGCCTAGCCATATCCACAGATGGCACCTTGTATATAGCTGATAGTGGGAATTATCGTGTTCGTAAGGCTACTACATCTGGCGCAGTAACAACATTTGCCGGTGGTGAAAAGGGATATATAGATGGTAAAGGTAGTAAAGCCAAATTTGCTTATCCACAGGGAATAGCTTTAACGCCTTCAGGAATACTATATGTTACTGATGCAGTTAATAACTCAATTCGCCGGATTTCATCTACAGGTATGGTTACGAGTTTATGTGGTTCTTATCAAGGAAAAAGTGATGGCACAGGCAGTCAAGCTAGCTTTGATGATCCAATGGGTATTTCCCTCGCTGTGGATGGCTCTCTTTATGTAGCTGATCGGGTAAATCATAGCATTCGCAAAATCACCGTGTCTGAATAA